attttcagccAAATGATGGCCACCTTCACTTGCATAGACACATCTTTGATCCGCATGTAGAGTTTGAGTcaacagctaccaaatgcaaatgtaacactgatgctgtagttttttttttttttttttacatattcctTAACAAATAGGATTCCAAGGATAACAAAATTCAGTTTTGttgtattttactttttacatttttattgtgaGTTACACTTTGGTTAGGTTACTACCAAGTTAATGTTAATGGTCATTAATAACTTAAACATGCAGGGGGCTTAAACTACTGCAATTTTGCTACAGCATTGTCAGGTCTTACCTGCCACTCCTTCCAGTCTGGAAGGTGAGCCATTTGGAAAAGTGTGATACCATTGTAGAGCTGCCAAAACTGAAAGAATACAGGTGAAAATAAGTAAAGTACCAATCATCCCAAAACCTTTACTCCTATTACTCTGATTATACTACACTTTTACTATGAAGTCACACAGTAAactacatgtatgtatgtatatatgtatgtatgtatgtttaagcacataattataatgaaatgaaatctaCTTATGATACCCACATggccaaagaaaagaaaaggcaacAGAAAAGTTAGTCCCCTCCACATCCAGGACTGAAATCCCTCTGGGGACAGAATATGGACATacaggtaaattttttttttttttttaaatgtgcaatttGTGGTACACTGCGCTGAAATTCAGAGAGTGACAAAACATGGTGCCTTCATTGGCAGGCAAGCATTATGTACAACATAAAGTTCCCCCCGCCCCTTAAATACTGATGTACTactaattaaacatattaatgaaTGTCATACTAAACTGTACCTCCCcagatattttaaactgttaaaCTGCCATAAGGCggtacggtggtgtagtggttagcactgtagcacctaagtctcctgggatagattgcaggtccccgcaaccctgaatacaggataaagcggtatagaacaTAAGTGAGTGAGTGCCATATGCCAATACCAATAAGACCCCCTATTCCTACACCTACTAACACTAGAGTTGAATATTTCTGTGGTTTAAAATCTTAatagcaatacatttttatatttcttaggAGAATGTGTGTTAAAATTCTAAAAGCCATTTACATTATAATATAGCTTACCAACTGTGAGGTCCATGTTGTGTCTCTCTCCCAAAGCACGAAGTCGGTAAAGAGAACCACTCTGGTAATAGTACTGAAGAAACTGGACAAAATCTGTGTGAAATATGAGTGTAAAATATCACTctctacatatacagtatactactcTCTCAATACAATTCGGATAGAAATTAGACATAAATTAAGCCACATTACTTATATACATAGAGTAAGACAGGAACTGGTTCCTAAACATTTGGTAGCGGTCTCCTTCAGGCCtatgaaacaaagaaaacattaataTCCCCATATCCCCTTATTCCaaaaaagctatatatatatatatatatatatatatatatatatatatatatatatatatatatatatatatataaaaggtgtggccaaacttttgactggtggtttgtgtgcatgtgtgtatatacatgcttatatatgtatatacacacacacgcacacataccaTCAGTCAAAGGTTTGGCCACACCATCTTATTCCATGGTttttcctggtttttatttccttatacattgtaaaacacagcTGAAGGCATCCATAATATGATGTTTAAATGTGTCTGCTAcatatgctctgtaaagcctccGTAATcgctctaatctgaggtactAAAAATTAATTCTTTTTGAAGTTggtaaatgaacttctcctctgcaacaGAAGGacattttggtcttgctttccatAAGAGCCAGTtacatcatggtgcttgacaggttttgcaaatgcacttgacaataccattcttgcaagaactattgcAGAACAGCCGACACTTCGGGTCGAAACACAACTGACAGTATACACACAGTACCAatgaaaagtttggacacactagTTAAAAGTTGAGTAATGttggtattgtgtgtgtgtgtgtgtgtatatacagtatacacactaccgttcaaaagtttggggtcactttctaattccatgatcgttcctgttttttatttctttctacattttaaaggaatgctgaaggcatccaacaTTTGCATTATCCAACTGCTTTGAACAtttggtgagatgtgtctgctacttatgctctataaagacttcataacgcctctaaactgaagtgctgttaattggtcatttttcaggctgataactctaaatgaacttctcgtctgcagcagaggtaggttttggtctcgccctcttgggacggccttcatgagagccagtttcattatggtgcttatgttacgtaattacctaattccatatgtgttattttatagtttggaaatccccagtattgttgtagaatgtagaaaattaatcactaaacaaaaacaaagaaatttgcaagcaaacttttaaacggtagtgtatataccgtgctgcggaattgtgggtaatcgtctcccctgctcggtcttagtgcgcgtcactcactggtataatcaacatccgagCACGTTACCGATGTTAccttcttttcaaaggtaaagtgtaggttcatttgttttatttttcctttacagcagtgattccgttagtgcgtcgctcaatcaagtgtcattagagagatttcttgtttatttttctaatgaaacagtgtttctgttgtgtgcgcgcgtgtgaaaagagtggaggaagggtaactgtgtaagacgagaaaggggagaggggaggggctccctaatttagcttcacacacaagGGCCTGCGCGTACAAACAGAacctgtcgggatttatttttacttttttcttaaccactaagcaaccCCTCAATTGCTGCCTTTTAatatgcttcactttgtcaggcaGGTtctatttatgtgatttaacaggtctggcagtaatcatacctgggtgtggcaagtaaaATTTCACTTAGCAttcaaaaaaaatcacagttgattcatgatttagcatagagtgggcaattactttttcacacatggccaggtaggtttggacggcttttttccttaataaataaaaatcatgatttaaaactgcattttgtgtttactttgtGTTTACTTTGTGTAATGTTAacttttgtttgatgatctaaattatttaagtgtgacaaatatgcaaaaaaaaatatcaggaaGTGGGCTAATAATTTATCACAgcacgatagatagatagatagatagatagatagatagatagatagatagatagatagatagatagatatcatACATGTACATTAGTAGACAGTCTggcaattttttatattaaattacagGGAGGggtaaatttaaactttttatattattcaaaAATTTTAAGATGCACTGTACATATACGTTAATTttcttacttattttaatttaaaaagttaaacatatccactactgtatatagtgtccATAAATCATTATGTGATAAAAGTACCAAAATATGCATTAAGCTGTTCATAACATTATTTGTTCATATCATATTTCCTTACACCTCTTACCAAGTCAGCATTACTCCAGAGAGGAAAGTTGAAACATAATGTTGAAATACCCACCAGCCCTTAATCCTGCAACACCAAAGAACACAGAAAACCCTAGTCAGAGGTCAAATTGCTACCCAAATCAATAAAAGCTGAATGCTGACATCAATTTAATGcactaaaatgaattaaaactaaaaaattgcataatgtaaaacaaatttaaatagtaagtattattttattttactactgtaatttaaaaGATGCTTTTATAGGTGTTACAGTACTTACTTAGAGCCGTTATTAATGAGTATGCTCTCTCTTATCGTCAATGTGCAGTAATACCACACCAACAGAAAGTTGAAAAGTGCATCAAGCACTCTGTTAGTAAAAAAAGAGATATTTTTAAACCTCAGAGTTCATTTCttcaaaaatgtgcaaaactTTCTTATAAAAATGAGGTAAAacgttgtttttatttatgtattataaaaaatttaatagattCCAAAAAAACATATAGAACTTTTGTTAATATTCATCATTCCTTTAGACAGTTTGTAAGAATGAACAACTAAATGCCTCAAATCTACGACTTCAATGACAAAATGAGAATGGGAAAGTGGATGAGAAAGTTACTTTTACAGGCTGCCTTTTACAAGCTTTATGTGTGAGGTCATGGTCATAAAGTGATGACTGTACATTACTACTGCTGCTCAAGGAACCAAGCAAAGAGAAAACCATTCTGGTTGttggaaataaaagaatgtAGAACAGACATCGTCCATCTAGATGTTGAACATACCTGTAGCTGACCACAAACCGGCATGTAAAGGAGAAAAGTAGAAGTATAACAGTCAGGTAAAGCTTGAATTTTTCATATTCACCTTTATAGGCAAAtctgaaaaatataaagaaggAAAAGATTGCAATTTCAtacttttattacagtttttattaCATGTTGGGAAAGGCTGTTATCAGAAACTTACTTAGCTTGTTTGTCAAGAAGGGTAACATTGACATTTCCAAGCACAAGACTGAGGTATAACCTAGAAGACAGAGTGGGCAAAAAGACAGTAACCAAATTTCTAACGCATTCCAAAAACACTCAAATCATTTTCCATTTACCAGATACCTTTGCAGAGACACAACTATCTATAAGTCAACATTGCTGGCATGATTCCTAGTTAATAGGAATAGTTATatagctgcactttcaataactacctggactccatattaacatcaattaacatcagctattatagctgaactgcctgccacctaacacactgtataaatgcagatcatttactgctttctgtttcacccaaatgaggatgggttccctgttgagtctggttcctctcaaggtttctttctattaccatctcagggagtttttccttgccactgtcgccctcggcttgctcaccagggacaaactgaccattttgattcatacacattcacatttcatacaaacttaaataattcttttgattgtgtaaagctgctttgcggcaatgaaaattgctaaaagcgctatacaaataaaattgaatttaattgaattatagAAGGTGTGATTTGGTCTCATTTGCTTTACCCATTTTTCTTTGGAAGGAAGGCCTCCATCTCGAAAAATACATTTGGTCTTTCTTTCACTGATTCTTGAATTCGATCTATAGTGCTTATGTCCTCTGGGCTACCTTTCTGtttacatctaaaaaaaaaaaaaaaaaaaaaaagaaagaaacagtcAAACAATACAAATTTGTTCTGTAGGTGAAAAAACAGACATTACCTTAATTACTCTCGAAATACAATCGActagtcttaaaaaaaaaaagtacttaacAAACATCAGTGGGAAACATCAGTTAATGCCTACACAACATACCCTTGAAGAGAAGCTGAGAGCTCTTTTAGCCTTTTCTTCTGTCGTGAAATAGAAGTAGAACAGCTATTCTGTAATTTGGAAACCTCTTCCAGCTTTTGTTTGTAGAGGCGATGCGTctcctgaaaaaaaaggaagaaagaaataaagaaagaataagaaatcaagaaAGACTTCAGATGATGAATTgtgtaaaaacagaaataaacaactCAAACAGCAAATACTATCCTGGAGTgaagaaaaatatttagctGGCTAATGGTATATTCATTTGGATAAAGAATattaacttttatatttaataaaatatttcaggtACTTGGGTGATGTttatcatttgtcattttctatTGTCAACAACTTGTATTGACACAGAATGTAAtagagtacagtacagtagaaatacattaaaaatttataaataatagacCTGTGATTTTGATATTTGAAATTTTCAAAATTTGACTCAATGGCATAGGAATTAGtcagaaaaaaacaggaaaactgCCTATACCGTATGTCTGTAAAGTTATCAAAATTCCTACAGTActtttttatacaatatatacagtgcattaaacatatttatatgcaattgtcaaatttttaaaatggcATACGAAAGATGTTTACTCTTTAATGACTAACATTCCCTGAATTGTAATAACTAAGTGAATTTTCTTGTACAGACGTGGGACGCTAAATCCTAGGGaagtataatttaaaataatgcagaaggtatttttaaaacttaaacaacaatttagtaaggtgaatacttttgcactgACTTTTTAATTGCTTGAATTACAATGTGATTTGAAATATAGCTACAACAATAAATTGTAATGCCAAAAACTTTCAGGCTTTAGAAATGCTGCAAGAATTCTTTCCATTCAGACCAGATTGCAATGAAGAAACATTCTAACAGTTTATGTTGCACCAATAAATGTATTCAGTTCATTTAATGAATTTAGTCAGTGCCTTTAGTGCAACATGCTATTTTTCTTTGATGAACTTTGCCACTGCTACACTTCTACCTAACGTACCAAGCGAAAAAGCGAAAAAGCCCTTTGGTGCTGCAGACGGGACTTTTTGACATGAAGTCTGTCGAGTA
The sequence above is drawn from the Clarias gariepinus isolate MV-2021 ecotype Netherlands chromosome 17, CGAR_prim_01v2, whole genome shotgun sequence genome and encodes:
- the tmem120aa gene encoding ion channel TACAN is translated as MLFSPNSLTECLQEWEDIEKDFQQVQETHRLYKQKLEEVSKLQNSCSTSISRQKKRLKELSASLQGCKQKGSPEDISTIDRIQESVKERPNVFFEMEAFLPKKNGLYLSLVLGNVNVTLLDKQAKFAYKGEYEKFKLYLTVILLLFSFTCRFVVSYRVLDALFNFLLVWYYCTLTIRESILINNGSKIKGWWVFQHYVSTFLSGVMLTWPEGDRYQMFRNQFLSYSMYINFVQFLQYYYQSGSLYRLRALGERHNMDLTVEGFQSWMWRGLTFLLPFLFFGHFWQLYNGITLFQMAHLPDWKEWQVLMCGSTFLVLFMGNFFTTLGVVYQKYTNQDKAKDL